The Actinomadura graeca nucleotide sequence GGCCGGAGACCACCAGGCGAAGGAGGGGCGGATGAGGATCACCGCGCACCTCGCGCCGGTCCACCACGGTACGGCCGAGGGCGTCCGCCCGCCCCACCCGGGGCGCGGCGGCACACCTCGGGTCCTCGGCCGTCCCGGGCCGGACACCACCCTGCCGCCGAGGACGCACGCGCCGCACGCCCCCGCGGCACCGGCGTCCGCCACAGCCGGGCCGACGGCGCCCTCGGGCAGCGCCGCCGGCCCGGCCCGCCCACGACCGGGCGCATCGCGCCCGCACTCCGCGCCGGACGGGCCGTCACGCCCCCCGTCCGGCCGCGTCCCGGAAGGAGGTGAGGACCGACCCCGACCGAGACCGGCACGACGCCGGTGAACGCACGGCGGCCGGCACTCCGTCCGACCCCCGTCCCGGCCGCCACCACGCAGTAAGGGATCGCTGCGAACCTGGACCCGGGGAGGCCCGAACCTCCCCGGGTCCAGGCGGTGTCATCCCGGTCCCGGCCCGCGGTGCCCGCTCCCGGGCGGGCGCGACAGCGCTCCGCGAGCTGCCGGGCGAGGCCCGCTCCGGCATCGCCTCGCCGGTCGCGCAGCACGCTCGTGCGACGGCTCAGGTCACGCCGAGACGGGTTCTCAGGACGCTGGGCGCCGGCCGGAGGCCGTTCAGAGTTTCTTGCGCCAGATCTGACCGTTGATCACATCACCGAAACGGCGGACGGGAGGCTCCTCCGTCTCCAGGGCGAACCCGGCGCGCTCGTAGACGCGGTGCGCGGGACGCTGCAGCGCGGTCGTCCAGAGCATGATCTCGGAGTAGCCGGCGGCGGAGGCGAACCGCACGCACTCGGCGACCAGCGCCGCGCCGACACCGGCGCCCCGGGCCTCCGGCTCGACGTGCAGCAGGCGCAGCTGGGCGACGGCGTCGTCGCGGCGGACACAGAAGACAGCGCCCAGACGGACACCGCCGGCCTCGGCGATCCAGGCGTTCTCCCGCTCCGGGTCGTGGTCCTCGACGTACCCGGCGACGACCTTGGCGACCAGCGCCTCGTAGGTGCGGTCCCAGCCGCACTCCTCGTCATAGAGGGCGCCGTTGCGCTGCACCACCCAGCCGAGGTCGCCGGGACGCAGCGGGCGCAGGGCGAATCCGGCCGGGCTCGGGCGGTCGCCGAGGACGCCGTGAATGGACCGCATCGCCGCCAGCAGCCGGTGGCGGTCATCGCCGGGCAGCCCGTCCAGCAGGTCCCGGATCTCCGCCCTGGACCGCTCGTCCAGCATCGCGAAGACCTTCCGGCCCCGCTCGGTCAGCCGGACGATCTGCCGGCGCGCGTCGTCCGCAGCGCGCTCGCGCACCACCAGGCCGTCGCTTTCGAACCGGGCGAGCATGCGGCTGAGGTAACCGGCGTCCAGTTCCAGCGCGTGGCGCAGGACCAGCACCTCGGTCTCCGGCCGCTGCGCCAGCTCGAAGATCACCCTGGCCTCGGTGAGGGAGTGCCGCGTGCGCACCAGCCCCTCGCCGAGCACCCCGATCACCCCGGTATAGAACCGGTTGAACGTCCG carries:
- a CDS encoding bifunctional helix-turn-helix transcriptional regulator/GNAT family N-acetyltransferase — its product is MGATDEDVAAVRTFNRFYTGVIGVLGEGLVRTRHSLTEARVIFELAQRPETEVLVLRHALELDAGYLSRMLARFESDGLVVRERAADDARRQIVRLTERGRKVFAMLDERSRAEIRDLLDGLPGDDRHRLLAAMRSIHGVLGDRPSPAGFALRPLRPGDLGWVVQRNGALYDEECGWDRTYEALVAKVVAGYVEDHDPERENAWIAEAGGVRLGAVFCVRRDDAVAQLRLLHVEPEARGAGVGAALVAECVRFASAAGYSEIMLWTTALQRPAHRVYERAGFALETEEPPVRRFGDVINGQIWRKKL